The nucleotide window CGCGCCCCAAACAGAAACCCGTCTCGATCCATTCGCTTTCCGGCTCGGCGCTGGAGGCGGTCGCAAGCGGACAGGGCGTGGCGCTGGCACAGCATTCCTTCGCCTCGATGGATCTGAAACTGGGACGGCTGGTGCGCTTGTCCGAGCAGTCCATTCCCATGCCCGAACCCTATCACATCTGCTGGTCGCCAATGCTGCTGGAGAACGATGTCTCGCGCAGGTTCCTGAACTGGATACTGTCCGAGGCGCGCTCGGACCAAAGCATGCCCCGATCTCCTGGGTCTCAGGAAAACTAAACAATCATCCTGCAGAACGGCATTTAATTCCGGCGTGTCTTCAATATAGATCGAAAAGATCCAGCCACACTCAAGCCAGTCAGGAGTCCCGGCATGTTTTTGAAGAACGCATGGTATGTCGCCGCATGGAGCGACGAGATCAAGGACGAGTTGCAGCAGGTCAAGGTGCTCGGCGAGAAGATCTGCATGTTCCGCAACAGCGAGGGCGAAGTCATTGCGATGGAGGATGCCTGCCCGCATCGCAAGCTGCCGCTCAGCAAGGGCCGGATCAAGGACGACAATGTCGAATGCGGCTACCACGGTCTGACCTTCGATTGCGCGGGGCAGTGCGTCTGGGCGCCGGGCGGCGGGCGTATCCCCTCGGCCGCCAAGGTGCGGCCCTATCCGGTGCATGAGAAATACGGGCTGGTCTGGATCTGGATGGGCAATGCGGCGATCGCGGACCCCGAGGACATCATCGACATCCCGAATTTCGACAACCCCGAATGGGGCATCAATCGCGGCGCGGCGATGGAGCTGAATTGCAATTACCTGCTGATGTGCGACAACCTGCTCGATCCGACGCATGTGGCCTGGGTCCACGAGTCTTCCTTTGCGGCCGCGGCGACCAAGGACACGCCGCTGCGCGTGACCAAGACCGACACGGGCGTCATCGTCCACCGCTGGATGATGGATCACGAGCCCGCGCCCTTCTACAAGAAGGTTGTCGAGTTCGAGGGCAATTGCGACCGTCTGCAGCATTACGAAGTGCGCTATCCCAGCCACGCGCTGATCCGCGCCGTGTTCACCCCCGCCGGAACCGGCGGCGTCGATGGCACCCTGCACGAGAAGACGTTTGTCATGGACAGCTACAACTTCATGACGCCGACCACCGAGACCGAGACGCGCTATTACTGGTTCCAGCTGCGCAATATCCGTCCTGACGACGAAGAGCTGTCGAAAATGATGAGCGAGGACGTGCGCGGTGCCTTCGAAGAGGATCGCGCCGTCCTGAACGAGGTGCAGATCGGCATGACCGAAAAAACGTCACCGCATATCGACCTGCATATCGACGCGGGCCAGCTGCGATTCCGGCGGCAACTGGAAGCGATGATCGCCGAAGAGGCGATGGTCGACGCCAAGATGAGCCAGTAAGATGGCGGGCGGCTTCCGAACCTTTCGCGTCGCGGACAAGCGGCGCGAGAGCGATATCATCACGTCTTTTCATCTGGTGCCGGTGGATGGAAAGGCCCTCTGGCCGGTCAAACCGGGACAGTATCT belongs to Marivivens aquimaris and includes:
- a CDS encoding aromatic ring-hydroxylating dioxygenase subunit alpha translates to MFLKNAWYVAAWSDEIKDELQQVKVLGEKICMFRNSEGEVIAMEDACPHRKLPLSKGRIKDDNVECGYHGLTFDCAGQCVWAPGGGRIPSAAKVRPYPVHEKYGLVWIWMGNAAIADPEDIIDIPNFDNPEWGINRGAAMELNCNYLLMCDNLLDPTHVAWVHESSFAAAATKDTPLRVTKTDTGVIVHRWMMDHEPAPFYKKVVEFEGNCDRLQHYEVRYPSHALIRAVFTPAGTGGVDGTLHEKTFVMDSYNFMTPTTETETRYYWFQLRNIRPDDEELSKMMSEDVRGAFEEDRAVLNEVQIGMTEKTSPHIDLHIDAGQLRFRRQLEAMIAEEAMVDAKMSQ